In a single window of the Dreissena polymorpha isolate Duluth1 chromosome 3, UMN_Dpol_1.0, whole genome shotgun sequence genome:
- the LOC127874565 gene encoding SAYSvFN domain-containing protein 1-like, with amino-acid sequence MEKQLAEYRARKEKERLRENKTVFGGWFSKKQGPVNVAVERHQVDTTEEGTTLLIKPGTNCVEPQVPVGKPESSQYSAVESIPEPADINNWKKYTSITLKVLLWGLLWKYFISIGFGAVYFIISCSFLMYINTSTGPRLGNRLSAYSVFNPNQERIDGTFTAEQFESELRHGSHAVK; translated from the exons ATGGAGAAACAGTTGGCAGAGTATCGCGCTAGGAAGGAAAAAGAACGTCTGCGAGAAAACAAGACTGTTTTTGGTGGATGGTTTTCAAAGAAACAGGGCCCAGTCAATGTTGCCGTAGAAAGACATCAAGTTGACACAACAGAG GAAGGTACTACTCTACTTATTAAACCAGGGACAAACTGTGTAGAGCCGCAAGTACCAGTAGGAAAGCCAGAGAGCTCGCAGTATTCAGCTGTTGAATCTATCCCTGAACCTGCTGACATCAATAATTGGAAGAAATACACAAGCATTACACTTAAAGTCCTGCTCTGGGGTCTCCTTTGGAAGTACTTCATATCAATAGGCTTTGGGGCAGTTTATTTCATAATCTCTTGCTCATTTCTGATGTATATCAACACCAGCACTGGTCCAAGGTTAGGAAACCGGTTAAGTGCTTACTCGGTATTCAATCCAAACCAAGAGCGAATTGACGGAACATTTACAGCTGAGCAGTTTGAAAGTGAACTTAGACACGGGTCCCATGCAGTGAAATAA
- the LOC127874557 gene encoding uncharacterized protein LOC127874557, giving the protein MNLCMFSTHYLFSILLYMIVMSGMLTVLAKNGKDKKNEIQVPKEVVVVGGGMAGMAAARRLVKSKTVNVHVYEARKDRYGGRIWTNRDLARGVRGVDVDIGGMFLNNKAKNNPLVKLAEEFELETRNAGSLQVRIFDGKDRKMYSGVNATDLYREAFQIIIKAMQNVHYKSDISMSRLASEAIQMAYEQSDEAKTAPLFPREILEPLIRSFPTVMLQNFSSKFYDIQTDFGWDTIIVDGIGALLDRIVSGSSGLEPPLKVQLNKVLRNIQVDDKRKKVIIRTTDKKQVLADAVVIALPLGVLKSDALWFEPRLPEKLTKALDEIGIGYSGKIIVGFDEAFWPQEVGTFTACSDTAKNGFLQTWFNAYRLSGNPYLHGNILGDEAKVWETKPETELKAAVLKVLGEMFGEDIVNARKVTSFVVSEWSTDEFVQGSVSYAKVGNTRDIWQTLQEPVCPYIYFAGAYTESIGHVDSLHGAYNSGIRAAEQILDNFCTKQAKSKSKKQPAKKPNVIKHNVTMRKDEL; this is encoded by the coding sequence ATGAATCTGTGTATGTTTTCCACACACTATTTGTTTTCGATATTGTTATATATGATTGTGATGTCAGGCATGTTGACAGTGCTTGCAAAAAATGGCAAAGACAAAAAGAATGAGATACAAGTACCTAAAGAAGTGGTTGTTGTGGGTGGAGGAATGGCAGGCATGGCTGCAGCTAGGAGACTTGTGAAGTCTAAAACTGTCAATGTACATGTTTATGAGGCCAGAAAGGATCGTTATGGCGGTCGAATCTGGACCAATCGTGATCTTGCACGTGGCGTGAGAGGTGTTGATGTAGACATCGGAGGAATGTTCTTGAATAATAAAGCTAAAAACAACCCGCTGGTAAAGCTTGCTGAAGAATTTGAATTAGAAACTAGGAACGCTGGTTCACTTCAAGTAAGAATTTTCGATGGCAAAGACAGAAAGATGTACTCTGGTGTTAACGCTACAGATCTGTACAGAGAAGCATTCCAAATTATCATAAAAGCTATGCAGAATGTGCATTATAAATCCGACATTTCCATGAGTCGATTAGCCTCAGAAGCTATACAGATGGCTTACGAACAATCAGACGAGGCAAAAACTGCTCCTTTGTTTCCTAGGGAAATTCTTGAGCCACTTATTAGGTCGTTTCCAACAGTGATGCTGCAGAATTTTTCATCCAAATTCTATGATATTCAAACAGACTTTGGCTGGGATACAATCATTGTTGATGGCATTGGAGCCCTTTTGGACCGCATAGTGAGCGGAAGTTCTGGCTTGGAGCCTCCACTTAAGGTACAACTCAACAAAGTCCTGAGAAACATTCAAGTAGATGATAAAAGAAAGAAAGTGATTATAAGAACAACAGACAAGAAGCAAGTGCTGGCAGATGCAGTGGTTATAGCTTTACCATTAGGAGTTCTGAAGTCGGATGCACTATGGTTTGAACCTCGTCTTCCAGAAAAGCTTACCAAAGCTTTAGATGAGATTGGAATTGGTTATTCAGGGAAGATAATCGTAGGATTTGATGAAGCATTCTGGCCTCAAGAAGTTGGAACATTCACAGCTTGCTCAGACACTGCTAAAAATGGTTTCCTACAGACTTGGTTTAATGCATACAGACTTAGTGGTAACCCGTATCTTCACGGCAATATCTTAGGTGACGAAGCCAAGGTTTGGGAAACCAAACCAGAAACTGAGCTCAAAGCTGCTGTGTTAAAAGTCTTAGGAGAAATGTTTGGTGAGGACATAGTGAATGCACGAAAGGTAACTTCATTTGTGGTCTCCGAATGGTCCACGGATGAATTTGTCCAAGGCTCCGTATCCTATGCAAAAGTTGGAAACACAAGAGACATTTGGCAAACACTTCAAGAGCCTGTGTGTCCATATATATATTTTGCTGGGGCATATACAGAGTCGATTGGTCACGTGGATTCACTACATGGTGCATACAATTCTGGTATCAGAGCTGCAGAACAGATTCTAGACAATTTCTGCACAAAACAAGCAAAGTCCAAGTCCAAAAAGCAGCCTGCTAAGAAGCCAaatgttattaaacataatgTCACAATGAGAAAAGATgaactttaa
- the LOC127874570 gene encoding uncharacterized protein LOC127874570, whose translation MSLIGQRCSFMQLSLAGRMDSSNLFGDNILDLYFGSSKKRSGARGMMKWLQTLLLLQLMIAAIVCDDPDVEQAIAESPGHNSNVRFKSSAIPNTSPIHFPVDSTTRKGHPLEYVFTSKLKSFDENAVNRMSPLRFNDALNGSFNNELHREIGNTSSQSLSLLETAGFLPDCKGLIASEQSKRFFYSRLEATDACFIQFAIDFDNKTVRLNFTRDAFLAKVWFWSYTSVGGKHPYLNWPIDHGVLSFGLLSYRTASVPFVKLMVNPPQKEVCKITLGTQDASMLISEALAEVIHSVSKNSYNKFPVNYFCYLAEAPGIRDSVVYYLALYTGFPVAFINYKCCTSIYFFSNNSFVQDCSELQMKKWNQSVIGPYILGVVIAVYFPILLFRLSAWLSEHEPVSENADGDRAELLDFSADNENSDWMFLDGRSPLTVSDVLGSPFTGIKRKYPYALSRVRRLLLLILGPSVIVIQILMYQKGIGVKEHTITVSDLAMQGTPMGFLSVLAHSKDRAKVFVPLLGGPFAVFGVYFALGIAFLVVPRSLKAVTESGLPVTFKYSPLFLGTEDILTLALFRTNAAPGYDKAASLCKASFSMLFVNGFWSRVWEIQKQRFDIFGNRTFLNMLLRIFVYPLLACFCLTEIVICIVYNAVPLFRFVVIMVKGVSLSFLNKMSCYNYFFRNGLTTFVAIVIVFAMFICFVYCALLIFVQSFTFICQIIMFCLVAVIVYPSVAFGYLFFVVVLVYYLVHLVRDFGDGYLVLLSTVVEQSVILERNLNHVSVQEDRLVISNLRITGIRSIHINDTVLDTPHNVLSAITRASTPSKTKTVANTQGIPKKLFWNVVKQFRPVHREILSLVFHITVIVAFVGMTRDITSSFAPGPTSEISEVMHVVFVVIIGALPRVLELAMTNESGIVKKEIHEREIEQHIIQYWQEERKAEHAIIRL comes from the exons ATGTCCTTAATCGGACAGCGCTGTTCTTTTATGCAGCTTTCTTTAGCTGGTCGAATGGATTCATCAAATTTATTCGGCGACAATATATTGGATCTTTATTTCGGTAGTTCCAAGAAGAGATCAG gcGCCCGAGGTATGATGAAGTGGTTGCAGACACTGCTGTTGCTCCAGCTCATGATTGCAGCCATTGTTTGCGACGATCCTGACGTAGAGCAGGCGATCGCCGAAAGTCCAGGACACAATTCCAATGTTCGATTTAAAAGCTCAGCCATACCGAATACATCGCCCATACATTTCCCAGTTGATAGTACAACAAGAAAAGGCCATCCACTGGAGTATGTTTTCACGTCGAAGCTCAAATCATTTGACGAGAATGCGGTCAATCGTATGAGCCCATTGCGGTTCAATGACGCACTGAACGGTTCTTTCAACAATGAACTCCACCGTGAGATTGGAAATACATCTTCACAAAGCTTGTCGCTTTTGGAAACAGCGGGATTCCTTCCCGATTGTAAAGGCTTAATAGCTTCTGAGCAAAGCAAACGCTTCTTCTACAGTCGTCTAGAAGCCACAGATGCTTGCTTCATCCAGTTTGCAATCGATTTCGATAACAAAACTGTTCGTTTGAACTTTACCAGGGATGCCTTTCTAGCTAAAGTCTGGTTTTGGTCATACACGTCTGTCGGAGGAAAGCATCCTTATCTAAACTGGCCCATTGACCACGGCGTCTTGTCATTTGGCCTTCTGTCCTACCGAACCGCCAGTGTACCTTTCGTTAAGTTAATGGTCAATCCACCAcaaaaagaagtatgcaaaataacaCTCGGGACACAAGATGCCTCTATGCTGATATCCGAGGCGCTTGCCGAAGTTATCCACAGTGTTTCCAAAAATAGCTACAACAAGTTCCCCGTGAATTACTTTTGCTACCTGGCAGAGGCGCCCGGAATAAGAGACTCGGTGGTCTACTATTTAGCGTTGTACACAGGTTTTCCGGTGGCTTTCATCAACTACAAATGCTGCACATCGATATACTTCTTTAGCAACAACTCATTCGTGCAAGACTGTTCTGAGCTTCAAATGAAAAAATGGAACCAATCGGTGATCGGACCCTACATTTTAGGAGTGGTCATCGCAGTGTACTTTCCAATTTTATTGTTCCGTTTAAGTGCATGGCTTTCTGAACACGAACCTGTATCGGAGAATGCAGACGGTGACCGAGCCGAACTTTTGGACTTCAGTGCTGATAACGAGAACTCTGATTGGATGTTTCTAGACGGACGATCTCCTCTGACCGTATCGGATGTTTTGGGATCTCCCTTCACTGGGATAAAGCGTAAATACCCCTACGCCTTGTCTAGAGTGCGACGGTTGCTGTTGTTGATTCTTGGACCCAGTGTGATTGTTATTCAAATACTTATGTACCAGAAAGGCATCGGGGTAAAGGAGCATACAATTACCGTTTCTGATCTGGCTATGCAGGGCACACCCATGGGCTTTTTGTCAGTACTTGCCCACTCTAAAGATCGTGCTAAAGTGTTTGTCCCATTGTTAGGCGGGCCGTTTGCAGTATTTGGCGTATACTTTGCTTTAGGGATTGCGTTTCTCGTTGTTCCGAGAAGTTTGAAGGCTGTTACTGAAAGTGGTTTGCCGGTCACTTTCAAATACTCCCCGCTATTTCTGGGAACCGAGGACATACTCACGCTCGCCCTTTTCAGAACAAATGCCGCTCCTGGCTACGACAAAGCTGCAAGCCTCTGTAAGGCCAGCTTTAGCATGCTTTTTGTCAATGGATTTTGGTCTAGGGTATGGGAAATCCAGAAACAACGATTTGATATTTTTGGTAACCGCACATTTCTAAACATGCTCTTACGAATATTTGTGTATCCTCTTTTGGCTTGTTTTTGCCTTACCGAAATAGTGATATGCATAGTATACAATGCAGTACCACTGTTTAGGTTCGTCGTCATCATGGTAAAGGGAGTATCTTTATCCTTTCTGAACAAAATGAGCTGTTACAATTACTTCTTTCGAAATGGTTTAACAACTTTCGTAgctattgttattgtttttgcaaTGTTTATATGCTTTGTATATTGCGCTCTTctaatttttgttcaaagtttcaCATTTATTTGCCAGATTATAATGTTCTGCTTGGTTGCTGTTATTGTTTACCCATCGGTCGCATTCGGATATCTCTTCTTTGTGGTGGTTCTTGTCTATTATCTGGTCCATCTTGTACGCGACTTCGGCGACGGGTACCTCGTCCTATTATCCACGGTGGTAGAGCAATCGGTGATTCTAGAACGTAATTTGAATCATGTATCAGTACAGGAAGATCGGCTTGTGATTTCTAACCTGAGAATTACAGGAATACGGTCCATTCATATCAACGATACGGTTCTTGACACGCCGCACAATGTTCTCAGCGCCATAACGCGTGCGTCAACACCGTCAAAAACCAAGACTGTTGCTAACACCCAAGGAATCCCCAAAAAGCTGTTCTGGAACGTTGTAAAACAGTTTCGCCCGGTCCATAGAGAAATTCTTTCATTAGTATTTCATATCACAGTAATTGTAGCGTTTGTTGGGATGACCCGAGACATAACATCTTCGTTCGCTCCCGGTCCCACTTCGGAGATCTCTGAGGTCATGCACGTGGTGTTTGTCGTCATCATCGGAGCGCTGCCACGTGTTCTGGAACTAGCGATGACGAACGAGAGCGGAATAGTCAAGAAAGAGATCCATGAGCGGGAGATAGAACAACACATTATACAATACTGGCAAGAGGAACGTAAGGCAGAACATGCCATAATACGACTATAA